Proteins encoded together in one Marinithermus hydrothermalis DSM 14884 window:
- a CDS encoding TlpA family protein disulfide reductase, with amino-acid sequence MKYVLRIAVVVWAMGLAWPALAQGIGTQAPDFTLVGRDGEVIRLSDFLGRPLLLNVWASWCPPCVEELPLIQGVADALGPEVLGVLLLNNNERFETALAFLEEHNLSLPAALDPTRARRKELEAAGVKLDTTLGVLRAYRVRGMPTSFFIDADGVIRAVKVGAFTRRELSQLLAEIGVEWRP; translated from the coding sequence GTGAAGTACGTTCTGCGCATAGCGGTGGTGGTTTGGGCGATGGGACTGGCGTGGCCTGCTTTAGCCCAGGGGATCGGGACGCAGGCCCCGGACTTCACGCTCGTAGGGCGGGACGGGGAGGTGATCCGGCTCTCGGATTTTCTGGGCCGGCCGTTGCTCCTCAATGTGTGGGCCAGCTGGTGCCCCCCGTGCGTGGAGGAGCTGCCGCTCATCCAGGGCGTGGCGGACGCGCTCGGGCCGGAGGTCCTGGGGGTCTTGCTCCTCAACAACAACGAGCGCTTCGAGACCGCGCTGGCCTTTCTGGAGGAGCACAACCTGTCCCTTCCCGCGGCCCTCGACCCCACCCGCGCGCGGCGGAAGGAGCTCGAGGCGGCCGGAGTGAAGCTCGACACGACCCTCGGTGTGCTTCGCGCTTACCGAGTGCGCGGCATGCCCACCTCGTTCTTTATCGACGCGGACGGCGTGATCCGCGCGGTGAAGGTTGGGGCCTTTACCCGGCGGGAGCTTTCGCAACTCCTCGCGGAGATCGGGGTCGAGTGGAGGCCGTGA
- a CDS encoding cytochrome c biogenesis CcdA family protein has translation MHVGGEDVSTVNGAPSRAWLRLQVTLHSLAFVMGLSLVFIALGFSAGLVSDFLFSFGDALRIGAGVFLVLMGLVMLRVIPIPFLQRDLRLHLARKPSGYLGSMLVGVAFGAGWTPCVGPILAGILVIAGTSGSPLQGGLLLASYSLGFAIPFLIAAQMLTYWRKLNRYTLLVERIGGVLLIGVGVVLLTNAVATFSPYLAGLGSAEYALAGSEPTHLIAFLGGALSFMSPCVLPILPAFLAYLTGLNADQLAQAA, from the coding sequence GTGCACGTTGGGGGTGAGGACGTGAGTACCGTGAACGGCGCGCCTTCTAGAGCGTGGCTGCGCCTGCAGGTCACGCTGCACAGCCTGGCCTTCGTGATGGGCTTGAGCCTGGTTTTTATCGCGCTTGGGTTTAGCGCGGGGCTGGTGAGCGACTTCCTCTTTAGTTTCGGGGACGCGCTCCGCATCGGCGCGGGGGTGTTTTTGGTGCTGATGGGGCTCGTCATGCTTCGAGTGATTCCGATCCCGTTTCTGCAGCGGGATCTGCGGCTGCACCTGGCGCGCAAGCCCTCGGGGTACCTGGGCTCGATGCTGGTGGGGGTGGCGTTCGGCGCGGGGTGGACGCCCTGTGTGGGCCCGATCCTCGCGGGCATCCTGGTGATCGCGGGGACGAGCGGCTCGCCGCTCCAGGGCGGGTTGTTGCTCGCGAGCTACTCCCTAGGGTTCGCGATCCCCTTCCTGATCGCGGCGCAGATGCTGACCTACTGGCGCAAGCTCAACCGGTACACGCTCCTCGTCGAGCGGATCGGTGGGGTGCTCCTCATCGGGGTGGGCGTGGTGCTGCTCACGAACGCTGTGGCCACCTTCTCCCCGTACCTGGCGGGGCTTGGAAGCGCGGAGTACGCGCTCGCCGGGAGCGAACCCACGCACCTAATCGCGTTTTTAGGAGGGGCACTCTCCTTCATGTCCCCTTGTGTGCTCCCCATCCTCCCCGCCTTTTTAGCGTACCTAACAGGATTAAACGCGGACCAGCTCGCGCAGGCCGCCTAG
- the lepA gene encoding translation elongation factor 4, translating into MQERIRNFSIIAHVDHGKSTLADRILQQTRAVQAREMREQFLDSLELERERGITIKAAAVRLAYTARDGHTYTLNLIDTPGHVDFNYEVSRALAAVEGVLLVVDATQGVEAQTIANFFLALEHDHVIIPVVNKIDLPSARPEEVALEIEETLGLPAEEAIFASGKTGEGVDEILEAIVQRIPPPKGDPEAPLKALIFDSIYDSYQGVVPYVRIYEGTVKPGDPIRIWSTGKVYTVDKVGVFRPGHLEATPALTPGEVGWVMAGIREIHDAQVGDTITHHTRPTEAPYPGFKPAKPVVFAGLYPVDSQDYGRLRDALEKLKLNDAALWFEPETSEALGFGFRCGFLGLLHAEIVQERLEREFDLDLIATAPSVVYRVVLHDGTELEVHNPSDLPDAGKIREVLEPYVRVTVYTPEEYVGAVMQLLQEKRGRMAHMNYIGKRVELVYEVPFAEILYDFHDRLKSITRGYASMDYEQIGYRPGELVKVNILVNGEPVDALAFIAHREKAYFIARAMVDKLAEVIPRQQFAVPIQAAIGGKVIARATVKALRKDVLAKCYGGDVSRKKKLLERQKEGKKRLKAIGKVEVPQEAFLAVLSAGRGQD; encoded by the coding sequence GTGCAGGAGCGGATCCGCAACTTTTCCATCATTGCGCACGTCGACCACGGCAAATCCACCCTTGCCGACCGGATCTTGCAGCAGACGCGCGCGGTGCAGGCGCGCGAGATGCGGGAGCAGTTCCTGGACTCCCTCGAGCTCGAGCGCGAGCGCGGCATCACGATCAAGGCCGCGGCGGTACGGCTCGCCTACACCGCTCGGGACGGGCACACCTACACCCTGAACCTGATCGACACCCCCGGGCACGTGGACTTCAACTACGAGGTAAGCCGCGCGCTCGCCGCGGTGGAGGGCGTGCTGCTCGTGGTGGACGCCACCCAAGGGGTTGAGGCGCAGACCATCGCGAACTTCTTCCTGGCCCTCGAGCACGACCACGTGATCATCCCCGTGGTGAACAAGATCGACCTGCCCTCGGCACGCCCTGAGGAGGTGGCCCTCGAGATCGAGGAGACGCTCGGCTTGCCGGCGGAGGAGGCCATCTTCGCCTCCGGGAAGACCGGGGAGGGCGTGGACGAGATCCTGGAAGCGATCGTGCAGCGCATCCCTCCCCCCAAGGGGGACCCCGAAGCGCCCCTCAAGGCCCTGATCTTCGACTCGATCTACGACAGTTACCAGGGCGTCGTGCCGTACGTGCGCATCTACGAAGGCACGGTGAAGCCCGGGGACCCGATCCGCATCTGGTCCACCGGCAAGGTGTACACGGTGGACAAGGTCGGGGTGTTCCGCCCCGGCCACCTAGAGGCCACCCCCGCCCTCACCCCGGGGGAGGTGGGCTGGGTGATGGCCGGCATCCGCGAGATTCACGACGCGCAGGTGGGCGACACGATCACGCACCACACACGCCCCACCGAAGCGCCCTACCCTGGGTTCAAGCCCGCCAAGCCCGTGGTCTTCGCCGGGCTCTACCCGGTGGACAGCCAAGATTACGGCCGGCTCCGGGACGCCCTGGAGAAACTCAAGCTTAACGACGCCGCCCTATGGTTCGAGCCGGAGACCAGCGAAGCGCTCGGGTTCGGGTTCCGCTGCGGGTTCCTGGGGTTGCTCCACGCCGAGATCGTTCAGGAACGGCTCGAGCGGGAGTTCGATCTGGACCTGATCGCCACCGCCCCTTCGGTCGTGTACCGCGTGGTGCTGCACGACGGGACGGAGCTCGAGGTGCACAACCCCTCGGACCTGCCGGACGCTGGGAAGATCCGGGAGGTGCTCGAGCCTTACGTGCGCGTGACGGTGTACACGCCGGAGGAGTACGTGGGCGCGGTGATGCAGCTGCTGCAGGAGAAGCGGGGCCGGATGGCTCACATGAACTACATCGGTAAGCGGGTCGAGCTCGTGTACGAGGTGCCGTTCGCGGAGATCCTCTACGACTTCCACGATCGTTTGAAGAGCATCACCCGGGGGTACGCCTCGATGGATTACGAGCAGATCGGGTACCGGCCCGGGGAGCTGGTCAAGGTGAACATCCTCGTGAACGGGGAACCCGTGGACGCTCTGGCCTTTATCGCGCACCGGGAGAAGGCGTACTTCATCGCCCGGGCGATGGTGGACAAGCTCGCCGAGGTCATCCCGCGCCAGCAGTTCGCGGTGCCGATCCAGGCGGCGATCGGCGGGAAGGTCATCGCGCGCGCGACGGTCAAGGCCCTGCGTAAGGACGTGCTCGCGAAGTGTTACGGGGGCGACGTGAGCCGGAAGAAGAAGCTGCTGGAGCGGCAGAAGGAGGGGAAGAAGCGCCTCAAGGCCATCGGGAAGGTCGAGGTGCCCCAGGAGGCGTTCTTGGCGGTGCTTTCTGCCGGGCGGGGACAGGACTGA
- a CDS encoding DUF3108 domain-containing protein, whose amino-acid sequence MRPPVSLRYKLTYAGRPAGEETLVLEAVRHGLRLTLTAEVTLPLPKTRQRWVSEMDPAGLPRRFVERVEGRETRVFELEFLRDEGVVVGRGREDVVLPYVVDYHDPLSLIYALSRFEGAYAMFHMVGGRAYAERLPDETLEMPWGPVTARVFRLRPGIGLVYYDPEGIPLRFTQRLGGHVFEARLERLERGAPEPKSKERRGRRRRRRRR is encoded by the coding sequence ATGCGGCCACCGGTTTCCTTGCGGTACAAGCTGACCTACGCGGGCCGTCCGGCGGGGGAGGAGACGCTGGTCCTCGAGGCCGTCCGGCACGGGTTGCGCTTGACCCTCACGGCGGAGGTCACGCTGCCTTTACCAAAGACCCGGCAGCGCTGGGTGAGCGAGATGGACCCGGCGGGCCTGCCCAGGCGCTTCGTGGAGCGGGTCGAGGGCCGGGAGACCCGGGTTTTTGAGCTCGAGTTCTTGCGGGATGAGGGCGTGGTGGTGGGCCGCGGCCGGGAGGATGTGGTGCTGCCTTACGTGGTGGACTACCACGACCCGCTCTCCTTGATCTACGCGCTCTCCCGCTTCGAGGGGGCGTACGCTATGTTCCACATGGTGGGTGGGCGGGCGTACGCGGAGCGGTTGCCGGACGAGACCTTGGAGATGCCCTGGGGTCCGGTAACGGCGCGTGTCTTCCGGTTACGGCCGGGCATCGGCCTGGTGTACTACGATCCCGAGGGCATCCCGTTGCGCTTCACGCAGCGGCTGGGCGGGCACGTCTTCGAGGCCCGGCTCGAGCGGCTGGAGCGGGGGGCGCCGGAACCCAAATCGAAGGAACGTCGTGGTCGCCGCCGCCGACGGCGGCGCAGATAG
- the hisD gene encoding histidinol dehydrogenase, translated as MRVYRAEEVRDRFRSRRLAFTVSERLKEGIARHFGEALSPEEAVRRILAEVAREGDTALDRWSERLDGHPVEEVPKRAWREAYDDLPAALRHALDAMRERVQAFYAREPQGGFVHADADGVLMQLVRPLERVGVYVPGGSAPLVSTVVMTVVPARVAGVEEVILATPPKPHPAILAAAWVVGADRLFAMGGAQAIGALAYGTARVPRVDKIVGPGNLFVTLAKKEVFGTVGIDGLAGPTETLIVADSSADPKVLAADLLAQAEHDSLAEPWLVSPDAALLERVKAELKAQLADLPRAGIAREALAQGGMVWVRDLEEAVELANLYAPEHLCLSVADPAALLGKVRNAGGVFLGEHSGEALGDYVAGPSHVMPTAGTARFQGGLSVRDFLKVIPVVGLTRDAAARLAEPGAEVARAEALEAHARALLRRKTD; from the coding sequence ATGCGCGTGTATCGAGCGGAGGAGGTTCGGGACCGGTTTCGTTCCCGGCGGCTCGCGTTCACGGTGAGCGAACGCCTGAAGGAAGGCATCGCGCGGCATTTTGGGGAGGCGCTCTCCCCGGAGGAAGCCGTGCGCCGCATCCTAGCGGAGGTGGCGCGCGAGGGGGACACGGCGCTTGACCGGTGGAGCGAACGCCTGGACGGGCACCCGGTGGAGGAGGTGCCCAAGCGAGCCTGGCGCGAGGCATACGACGACCTGCCCGCCGCCTTAAGGCACGCCCTTGATGCGATGCGCGAGCGGGTGCAGGCCTTTTACGCGCGCGAGCCCCAAGGGGGGTTCGTGCACGCGGATGCGGATGGGGTGTTGATGCAGCTCGTGCGCCCCCTGGAGCGGGTGGGGGTGTACGTGCCCGGAGGCAGCGCGCCGCTGGTGTCTACGGTTGTGATGACCGTGGTGCCCGCGCGGGTCGCGGGGGTGGAGGAGGTGATCCTCGCCACCCCGCCCAAGCCGCACCCCGCGATCCTAGCCGCGGCCTGGGTGGTGGGGGCGGACCGGTTGTTTGCCATGGGGGGCGCGCAGGCGATCGGGGCCCTGGCGTACGGCACGGCGCGCGTTCCGCGCGTGGACAAGATCGTGGGGCCGGGCAACCTCTTCGTGACCCTCGCGAAAAAAGAGGTCTTCGGCACGGTAGGGATCGACGGCCTCGCGGGGCCCACCGAGACCCTGATCGTGGCCGACTCGAGCGCGGATCCTAAGGTGCTCGCGGCGGACCTGCTCGCGCAGGCGGAGCACGATTCCCTCGCCGAGCCGTGGCTCGTCTCGCCGGATGCGGCGCTTTTGGAGCGGGTGAAGGCGGAGCTGAAGGCGCAGCTCGCCGACCTGCCCAGGGCGGGGATCGCACGCGAAGCCCTGGCGCAGGGGGGGATGGTGTGGGTGCGGGATTTGGAGGAGGCCGTGGAGCTCGCTAACCTGTACGCGCCCGAGCACCTGTGCCTTTCGGTGGCGGACCCGGCAGCGCTGTTGGGCAAGGTACGGAACGCCGGGGGGGTGTTCCTCGGGGAGCACTCGGGGGAGGCCCTGGGGGATTACGTGGCGGGGCCGAGCCACGTGATGCCCACCGCGGGCACCGCGCGCTTCCAGGGAGGCTTGAGCGTGCGGGACTTCCTCAAGGTGATCCCGGTGGTGGGGCTCACGCGGGACGCGGCCGCGCGGTTGGCGGAGCCCGGCGCGGAGGTGGCGCGGGCCGAGGCCCTCGAGGCGCACGCGCGCGCGCTGTTGCGACGAAAGACAGACTAA
- a CDS encoding glycerol-3-phosphate acyltransferase translates to MEPLTATVIGYLLGSLPFAYWFGLIQRKNILELGSKNPGALNALRVLGVVPGLMVLLLDVAKGVLAVLYGEAIGGLPGALAAGAASVWGHAYSAWLGFRGGKGIAPAAGVLLAVDPRVFASAFGLWALFTLAARRPYRAAFITAGILPLIALGWSGERAFLLFGLALAAPIALRHLKDLHR, encoded by the coding sequence ATGGAGCCTCTTACCGCCACGGTCATCGGTTACCTGCTCGGCAGTCTGCCCTTCGCGTACTGGTTCGGCCTCATCCAGCGCAAGAACATCCTCGAACTCGGCTCGAAAAACCCCGGCGCCCTCAACGCCCTGCGGGTGTTGGGAGTGGTGCCGGGCCTTATGGTGCTGCTCCTGGACGTCGCGAAAGGCGTCCTGGCCGTGCTCTACGGCGAGGCTATAGGCGGTCTTCCTGGCGCGCTCGCCGCCGGCGCCGCGAGCGTATGGGGGCACGCCTACTCGGCCTGGCTGGGGTTCCGGGGCGGCAAAGGCATCGCCCCCGCCGCGGGCGTGCTTCTCGCTGTGGACCCCCGGGTGTTCGCGAGCGCCTTTGGGCTCTGGGCGCTGTTCACCCTCGCCGCCCGCCGCCCGTACCGGGCCGCGTTCATCACGGCAGGCATCCTGCCTTTGATCGCGCTTGGCTGGAGCGGCGAGCGCGCCTTCCTCCTCTTCGGCCTCGCCCTCGCCGCTCCCATCGCCCTCAGGCACCTCAAGGACCTACACCGCTAA
- a CDS encoding peroxidase-related enzyme (This protein belongs to a clade of uncharacterized proteins related to peroxidases such as the alkylhydroperoxidase AhpD.), which translates to MSISWLKVPEEKDLPEAVRALFAKAREKFGFVPNVFRVFALAPEHFLRWFNYYDFLMRGEGFLSRRERELLAVVVSRENACEYCLASHSAYLREAGADPIQVDVLTHNPRRAEGLTERERALIEFAIQMTRNSAEMRPEDLEPLRQTGLSDEAIFEAAQIIAMFNFTNRLANALGWKPNPEYYGMHR; encoded by the coding sequence ATGTCCATCAGCTGGCTCAAGGTCCCCGAGGAAAAAGACCTCCCCGAAGCGGTCCGCGCGCTGTTCGCCAAGGCCCGCGAGAAGTTCGGCTTCGTCCCGAACGTTTTCCGCGTTTTCGCCCTCGCCCCCGAGCACTTCCTCCGCTGGTTCAACTACTACGACTTCCTCATGCGCGGCGAGGGCTTTCTCTCCCGCCGCGAACGCGAGCTGCTCGCGGTCGTCGTCTCGCGCGAGAACGCCTGCGAGTACTGCCTCGCGAGTCACTCGGCCTACCTGCGCGAAGCAGGCGCGGACCCCATCCAGGTGGACGTGCTCACGCACAACCCACGCCGCGCCGAGGGGCTTACCGAACGCGAACGGGCCTTGATCGAGTTCGCCATCCAAATGACCCGTAACTCCGCGGAGATGCGCCCCGAGGACCTCGAGCCGCTACGCCAAACGGGCCTCAGCGACGAGGCGATCTTCGAGGCTGCGCAGATCATCGCGATGTTCAACTTCACGAACCGGCTCGCGAACGCCCTGGGTTGGAAGCCCAACCCCGAGTACTACGGAATGCACCGCTGA
- a CDS encoding cobalamin B12-binding domain-containing protein, with protein MERRIRVLIAKPGLDGHDRGAKVVARALRDAGMEVIYTGLRQTPEMIVSAALQEDVDAIGLSILSGAHLHYFREVKRLLDEQNASDILLFGGGIIPDEDIPKLQEIGVARAFGPGTPTQEIVDFLKQAVPQRWSAQQDR; from the coding sequence ATGGAACGCCGTATCCGTGTCCTTATCGCCAAACCCGGCTTGGACGGCCACGACCGTGGCGCGAAAGTGGTGGCTCGCGCGCTGCGCGACGCGGGCATGGAGGTGATCTACACCGGGCTGCGCCAAACCCCGGAGATGATCGTCTCCGCGGCCCTCCAGGAAGACGTGGACGCGATCGGGCTCTCCATCCTATCCGGGGCGCACCTGCACTATTTCCGCGAGGTCAAGCGCCTCCTCGACGAACAGAACGCCTCCGACATCCTCCTTTTCGGCGGCGGCATCATCCCCGACGAGGACATCCCCAAACTCCAGGAGATCGGGGTGGCTCGAGCCTTCGGCCCCGGCACGCCCACCCAGGAGATCGTAGACTTCCTGAAGCAGGCCGTGCCCCAACGCTGGTCGGCGCAGCAGGACCGCTAG
- a CDS encoding acyl-CoA mutase large subunit family protein: MRPKHAWMRETYQKSVEKMPERPVLHKTLSDIEPEPLYTPEDLKDFNYEEKLGYPGEYPYTRGVYGSMYRSKLWTMRMFAGFGTAEQTNERFKKLLEAGQTGLSTAFDLPTLMGYDADHPLAKGEVGKMGVAVSSLADMEILFDGIDLEKVTTSMTINAPANAIWAMYLAMAKKKGYDWKKLGGTIQNDILKEFIAQKEFIFPPEPSTKLVIDTFEWGPKHVPRWNFISVSGYHIREAGATAVQELAFTLADGFEYVEWALKRGLDIDEFAPRISFFFDVHNDFFEEIAKFRAARRIWAREMRERYGAKNPRSWMLRTHAQTAGVSLTAQQPLNNIARVAIQALAAVLGGTNSLHTDAYDEALALPTEEAAKIALRTQQIIAYETGVTHTIDPLAGSYYVEWLTDKIEAEAMRYIEEIRRMGGVIKGIESGYFLREIADASYKYQKEVESGERIIVGVNAFQDDEDVEVPLLQVDPEVERVQCERLARVRRERDPERAKEALEGLRQAAVEDRNTMPHFVECALAYCTLGEMMDVLREVYGVYEEPVMV; encoded by the coding sequence ATGCGGCCCAAGCACGCCTGGATGCGCGAAACCTACCAGAAGAGCGTTGAGAAGATGCCCGAGCGGCCGGTGCTCCACAAGACCCTCTCCGACATCGAACCGGAGCCGCTGTACACCCCGGAGGACCTCAAGGACTTCAACTACGAGGAGAAACTGGGCTACCCCGGCGAGTACCCGTACACCCGCGGCGTGTACGGCTCCATGTACCGCTCGAAACTCTGGACGATGCGCATGTTCGCCGGGTTCGGCACCGCCGAGCAGACCAACGAGCGGTTCAAGAAACTCCTCGAGGCCGGCCAGACCGGGCTTTCCACCGCGTTCGACCTGCCCACCCTGATGGGGTACGACGCCGACCACCCGCTCGCCAAGGGCGAGGTCGGCAAGATGGGGGTGGCGGTCAGCAGCCTCGCGGACATGGAGATCCTCTTCGACGGGATCGACCTCGAGAAGGTGACCACCTCCATGACGATCAACGCCCCGGCCAACGCGATCTGGGCCATGTACCTGGCGATGGCCAAGAAGAAGGGGTACGACTGGAAGAAGCTCGGCGGCACGATCCAAAACGACATCCTCAAGGAGTTCATCGCCCAGAAGGAGTTCATCTTCCCGCCTGAGCCCAGCACCAAGCTGGTGATCGATACCTTCGAGTGGGGCCCCAAGCACGTGCCCCGCTGGAACTTCATCTCGGTCTCGGGGTACCACATCCGCGAGGCGGGCGCGACCGCCGTCCAGGAGCTGGCGTTCACCCTCGCGGACGGGTTCGAGTACGTGGAGTGGGCCTTAAAGCGCGGCCTGGACATCGACGAGTTCGCGCCCCGCATCAGCTTCTTCTTCGACGTGCACAACGACTTCTTCGAGGAGATCGCCAAGTTCCGCGCCGCGCGGCGCATCTGGGCCCGGGAGATGCGGGAGCGTTACGGGGCCAAGAACCCCAGGAGCTGGATGCTCCGCACCCACGCCCAGACCGCCGGGGTCTCCCTCACCGCGCAACAACCCCTGAACAACATCGCGCGCGTCGCGATCCAGGCGCTCGCCGCGGTGCTCGGCGGCACCAACTCGCTGCACACCGACGCCTACGACGAGGCCCTCGCCCTGCCCACGGAGGAGGCCGCCAAGATCGCGCTCCGCACCCAGCAGATCATCGCTTACGAGACCGGGGTCACGCACACGATCGACCCGCTCGCGGGCAGCTACTACGTCGAGTGGCTCACGGACAAGATCGAGGCGGAGGCCATGCGCTACATCGAGGAGATCCGGCGCATGGGCGGCGTGATCAAGGGCATCGAGTCGGGGTACTTCCTCCGCGAGATCGCCGACGCTTCCTACAAGTACCAGAAGGAGGTCGAGTCCGGCGAGCGGATCATCGTGGGCGTGAACGCCTTCCAGGACGACGAGGACGTCGAGGTGCCGCTCTTGCAGGTGGATCCCGAGGTGGAGCGCGTCCAGTGCGAGCGCCTCGCGCGCGTCCGCCGCGAGCGCGACCCCGAGCGCGCCAAGGAGGCCCTCGAGGGGCTGCGACAGGCCGCGGTCGAGGACCGGAACACGATGCCGCACTTCGTAGAGTGTGCCCTGGCGTACTGCACCCTGGGCGAGATGATGGACGTGCTGCGCGAGGTGTACGGCGTGTACGAGGAACCGGTGATGGTGTAA
- the recO gene encoding DNA repair protein RecO — protein MERYRLHEGIIVGRRVLPGGDVMLRFVTLEGSLEAVARKALRPTGRSGRLMLFHHVRFQAYHKPGSDLPTLTQAELVGRLEGLTAPSRFAAASYLGELAYHLAAPEVAARLWPLLTSALRGVGAHPRPIVPLVWGGWRMLRAAGLGPALASRCGHAPTHLEPGGTLACGACAGAEAVFLGGEGAQALARVLTQPGTAAIPALEAGPVDRLLRALRMHVEQHVGPLRSEGLLSVLAAR, from the coding sequence GTGGAGCGGTACCGGTTGCACGAGGGCATCATCGTCGGGCGTCGGGTGCTGCCGGGCGGGGACGTGATGCTGCGCTTCGTGACCCTCGAGGGCTCGCTCGAGGCCGTGGCCCGCAAGGCGCTTCGTCCCACGGGGCGCTCGGGCCGGTTGATGCTGTTCCACCACGTGCGTTTCCAGGCCTACCACAAGCCCGGCTCGGACCTGCCCACCCTGACGCAGGCTGAGCTCGTGGGCCGGCTCGAGGGCCTCACCGCCCCTTCTCGCTTCGCTGCGGCGAGTTACTTGGGGGAACTGGCCTACCATCTGGCCGCACCGGAGGTCGCGGCTCGTCTTTGGCCCCTCCTCACCTCCGCCCTCAGGGGGGTGGGGGCACACCCGCGTCCAATTGTGCCGCTCGTGTGGGGCGGCTGGCGCATGCTGCGGGCAGCGGGGCTGGGCCCGGCGCTCGCGAGCCGCTGCGGGCACGCACCCACCCACCTCGAGCCGGGGGGCACGCTCGCGTGCGGGGCGTGCGCGGGCGCGGAAGCGGTGTTTTTGGGGGGGGAGGGCGCGCAGGCGCTTGCGCGCGTGCTCACGCAGCCTGGAACCGCGGCCATCCCGGCGCTCGAGGCGGGGCCGGTGGACCGCTTGCTGCGCGCCTTGCGGATGCATGTGGAGCAGCACGTGGGCCCGCTGCGGAGCGAGGGGCTCCTCTCGGTCTTGGCCGCCCGCTAG
- the hutH gene encoding histidine ammonia-lyase, with amino-acid sequence MVQLDASLTLAEFIRVVRNHERVVLALAAQERLAKGRAYVERLLERGDVVYGVTTGFGKFANVRIPLEKARELQRNLLLSHAIGVGEPFPTEVVRGMLLLRAQSLALGYSGVRPVVVERLVDFLNHNIHPVVPSQGSVGASGDLAPLAHMALPLIGEGEVEYQGRVRPAREVLREVGLEPLVLEAKEGLALINGTQAMTSLLALLVWDAEVLLKTADVAAAMSVEALKGSHKPFDPAVPRLRPHLGARAVAENLRKLLADSEIERSHANCSKVQDAYSLRAVPQVHGASRDAMRHVREVVERELVSVTDNPLVLWDEGRVISAGNFHGQPLALAADYAGIALAELANISERRVEQMLNPALSGLPAFLAEQGGLHSGLMISQYTAASLVSENKVLAHPASVDSIPTSANQEDHVSMGTHACRKAHQIYENTLWVLAIELASAAQALDFHKPLRPGKGVAAVYRRIREEVPHLDRDRYLRPELERLRQMIRAGEIIAVAESAVGALA; translated from the coding sequence GTGGTACAGTTGGACGCTTCGCTTACCTTGGCGGAGTTCATCCGCGTAGTACGCAACCACGAACGGGTCGTCCTGGCTCTCGCTGCGCAGGAACGGCTCGCGAAAGGGCGCGCCTACGTGGAGCGCCTCCTCGAGCGGGGCGACGTGGTGTACGGTGTGACCACCGGGTTCGGGAAGTTCGCGAACGTGCGCATCCCTCTGGAGAAGGCGCGCGAGCTGCAACGCAACCTCCTCCTGTCCCACGCGATCGGGGTAGGGGAGCCTTTCCCGACCGAGGTGGTGCGCGGCATGCTCCTCCTGAGGGCCCAATCCTTGGCCCTCGGGTACTCCGGGGTGCGGCCGGTCGTGGTGGAGCGCCTGGTGGACTTCCTGAACCACAATATCCACCCCGTCGTGCCCTCCCAAGGCTCGGTGGGAGCCTCCGGGGACCTCGCGCCCCTCGCGCACATGGCCCTCCCCTTGATCGGGGAAGGGGAGGTGGAGTACCAGGGGCGCGTGCGGCCCGCGCGCGAGGTGCTGCGCGAGGTGGGCCTCGAGCCCCTGGTGCTCGAGGCGAAGGAGGGGCTGGCCCTCATCAACGGCACCCAGGCCATGACGAGCCTGCTGGCCCTTCTGGTCTGGGACGCGGAGGTCCTCCTGAAAACCGCGGACGTGGCCGCTGCGATGAGCGTTGAGGCCCTCAAGGGAAGCCACAAGCCCTTCGACCCCGCGGTGCCCCGCCTGCGCCCGCACCTGGGGGCCCGCGCGGTTGCGGAGAACCTGCGGAAACTCCTCGCGGACTCCGAGATCGAGCGGTCCCACGCGAACTGCAGCAAGGTGCAGGACGCCTACTCCCTCCGCGCGGTGCCCCAGGTGCACGGCGCGTCGCGCGACGCGATGCGCCACGTGCGCGAGGTCGTGGAGCGCGAGCTCGTGAGCGTGACGGACAACCCCTTGGTCCTCTGGGACGAGGGGCGGGTGATCAGCGCGGGGAACTTCCACGGCCAGCCTCTCGCGCTCGCCGCGGATTATGCGGGAATCGCATTGGCCGAGCTCGCGAACATCTCCGAGCGCCGGGTGGAGCAGATGCTGAACCCCGCCCTGTCCGGCCTTCCGGCCTTCCTCGCCGAGCAGGGCGGGCTGCACTCGGGGCTCATGATCAGCCAGTACACCGCCGCGAGCCTGGTGAGCGAGAACAAGGTGCTCGCGCACCCCGCCTCCGTGGACTCGATTCCCACCAGCGCGAACCAGGAGGACCACGTCTCGATGGGCACGCACGCCTGCCGCAAGGCGCACCAGATCTACGAGAACACCCTCTGGGTACTCGCGATCGAGCTGGCCTCGGCCGCGCAGGCCCTGGACTTCCACAAGCCCCTCCGCCCCGGGAAGGGGGTGGCGGCGGTCTACCGCCGCATCCGGGAGGAGGTGCCCCACCTGGACCGGGACCGGTACCTGAGGCCCGAACTCGAGCGCTTACGCCAGATGATCCGGGCTGGGGAGATCATCGCGGTGGCCGAGAGCGCGGTGGGTGCGTTGGCCTAG